Proteins co-encoded in one Streptomyces sp. SLBN-31 genomic window:
- the carB gene encoding carbamoyl-phosphate synthase large subunit: MPKRTDIQSVLVIGSGPIVIGQAAEFDYSGTQACRVLKSEGLRVILVNSNPATIMTDPEIADATYVEPITPEFVEKIIAKERPDALLPTLGGQTALNTAISLHDNGVLEKYGVELIGANVQAIHKGEDRDLFKEVVEEVRRKIGHGESARSVICHSMDDVLAGVETLGGYPVVVRPSFTMGGAGSGFAHDEEELRRIAGQGLTLSPTTEVLLEESILGWKEYELELMRDKHDNVVVVCSIENFDPMGVHTGDSITVAPAMTLTDREYQILRDVGIAIIREVGVDTGGCNIQFAVNPEDGRVIVIEMNPRVSRSSALASKATGFPIAKIAAKLAVGYTLDEIPNDITQETPASFEPTLDYVVVKAPRFAFEKFPQADSTLTTTMKSVGEAMAIGRNFTEAFQKALRSLEKKGSQFTFVGEPGDKNELLRESVRPTDGRINTVMGAIRAGATPEEVFEYTKIDPWFVDQLFLIKELADELAEAAELTPELLAEAKRHGFSDVQIAEIRGLREDVVREVRHALGVRPVYKTVDTCAAEFAARTPYFYSSYDEETEVAPREKPAVIILGSGPNRIGQGIEFDYSCVHASFALSDAGYETVMVNCNPETVSTDYDTSDRLYFEPLTLEDVLEIVHAEQQAGPVAGVIVQLGGQTPLGLSQALKDNGVPIVGTSPEAIHAAEDRGAFGRVLAEAGLPAPKHGTATTFAEAKAIADEIGYPVLVRPSYVLGGRGMEIVYDETRLSSYIAESTEISPSRPVLVDRFLDDAIEIDVDALYDGTELYLGGVMEHIEEAGIHSGDSACALPPITLGGFDIKRLRASTEAIAKGVGVRGLINIQFAMAGDILYVLEANPRASRTVPFTSKATAVPLAKAAARISLGATIAELRAEGLLPATGDGGELPLDAPISVKEAVMPWSRFRDVHGRGVDTVLGPEMRSTGEVMGIDAVFGTAYAKSQAGAYGPLPTKGRAFISVANRDKRSMIFPARELVAHGFELMATSGTAEVLKRNGINATVVRKQSEGTGPNGEKTIVQLIHDGEVDLIVNTPYGTGGRLDGYEIRTAAVARSVPCLTTVQALAAAVQGIDALNHGDVGVRSLQEHAEHLTAARD, translated from the coding sequence GTGCCTAAGCGCACCGATATCCAGTCCGTCCTGGTCATCGGCTCCGGCCCGATCGTCATCGGCCAGGCCGCCGAGTTCGACTACTCCGGCACCCAGGCGTGCCGCGTCCTGAAGTCCGAGGGTCTGCGCGTGATCCTCGTGAACTCCAATCCGGCGACGATCATGACCGACCCGGAGATCGCCGACGCCACCTACGTCGAGCCGATCACCCCCGAGTTCGTCGAGAAGATCATCGCCAAGGAGCGCCCCGACGCCCTGCTGCCCACCCTGGGCGGCCAGACGGCCCTCAACACGGCCATCTCCCTGCACGACAACGGCGTCCTGGAGAAGTACGGCGTCGAGCTGATCGGCGCCAACGTGCAGGCGATCCACAAGGGCGAGGACCGCGACCTGTTCAAGGAGGTCGTGGAGGAGGTCCGCCGGAAGATCGGGCACGGCGAGTCCGCCCGCTCCGTCATCTGCCACTCCATGGACGACGTCCTCGCGGGCGTCGAGACCCTCGGCGGCTACCCGGTCGTCGTCCGCCCGTCCTTCACCATGGGCGGCGCCGGCTCCGGCTTCGCGCACGACGAGGAGGAATTGCGCCGCATCGCCGGACAGGGCCTCACCCTCTCGCCGACCACCGAGGTGCTCCTGGAGGAGTCCATCCTCGGCTGGAAGGAGTACGAGCTGGAGCTGATGCGCGACAAGCACGACAACGTCGTGGTCGTCTGCTCCATCGAGAACTTCGACCCCATGGGCGTGCACACCGGCGACTCGATCACCGTGGCGCCCGCGATGACGCTGACCGACCGCGAGTACCAGATCCTGCGCGACGTCGGCATCGCGATCATCCGCGAGGTCGGCGTCGACACCGGCGGCTGCAACATCCAGTTCGCGGTGAACCCCGAGGACGGCCGCGTGATCGTCATCGAGATGAACCCGCGCGTGTCGCGCTCCTCGGCCCTCGCCTCCAAGGCGACCGGCTTCCCGATCGCCAAGATCGCCGCCAAGCTCGCCGTCGGCTACACCCTCGACGAGATCCCGAACGACATCACGCAGGAGACCCCGGCCTCCTTCGAGCCCACGCTCGACTACGTGGTCGTCAAGGCCCCCCGGTTCGCCTTCGAGAAGTTCCCGCAGGCCGACTCCACGCTGACCACCACCATGAAGTCGGTCGGCGAGGCCATGGCCATCGGCCGCAACTTCACCGAGGCCTTCCAGAAGGCGCTGCGCTCGCTGGAGAAGAAGGGCAGCCAGTTCACCTTCGTCGGCGAGCCGGGCGACAAGAACGAGCTGCTGCGGGAGTCGGTGCGCCCCACCGACGGCCGGATCAACACGGTCATGGGGGCCATCCGCGCGGGCGCCACGCCCGAGGAGGTCTTCGAGTACACCAAGATCGACCCCTGGTTCGTCGACCAGCTCTTCCTCATCAAGGAACTCGCCGACGAACTCGCCGAGGCCGCCGAGCTGACGCCGGAACTGCTCGCCGAGGCCAAGCGGCACGGCTTCTCCGACGTGCAGATCGCGGAGATCCGCGGCCTGCGCGAGGACGTCGTGCGCGAGGTGCGGCACGCGCTGGGCGTCCGCCCGGTCTACAAGACGGTCGACACCTGCGCCGCCGAGTTCGCCGCGAGGACGCCGTACTTCTACTCCTCCTACGACGAGGAGACCGAGGTCGCCCCCCGCGAGAAGCCGGCCGTCATCATCCTGGGCTCCGGCCCCAACCGCATCGGCCAGGGCATCGAGTTCGACTACTCGTGCGTCCACGCCTCCTTCGCGCTGAGCGACGCGGGCTACGAGACGGTCATGGTCAACTGCAACCCCGAGACCGTCTCCACCGACTACGACACCTCCGACCGCCTGTACTTCGAGCCGCTGACGCTGGAGGACGTGCTGGAGATCGTCCACGCCGAGCAGCAGGCCGGTCCGGTGGCGGGCGTGATCGTGCAGCTGGGCGGCCAGACCCCGCTGGGCCTCTCGCAGGCGCTCAAGGACAACGGCGTGCCGATCGTGGGCACCTCGCCCGAGGCCATCCACGCCGCCGAGGACCGCGGCGCCTTCGGGCGCGTGCTCGCCGAGGCCGGCCTGCCGGCCCCCAAGCACGGCACCGCCACCACCTTCGCCGAGGCCAAGGCCATCGCCGACGAGATCGGCTACCCGGTCCTGGTGCGGCCGTCGTACGTCCTCGGCGGGCGCGGCATGGAGATCGTCTACGACGAGACCCGGCTGTCGTCCTACATCGCCGAGTCGACCGAGATCAGCCCCTCCCGGCCGGTCCTCGTCGACCGCTTCCTCGACGACGCGATCGAGATCGACGTCGACGCCCTCTACGACGGCACCGAGCTCTACCTCGGCGGCGTCATGGAGCACATCGAGGAAGCCGGCATCCACTCCGGCGACTCCGCCTGTGCCCTGCCCCCGATCACGCTGGGGGGCTTCGACATCAAGCGGCTGCGGGCCTCCACGGAGGCCATCGCCAAGGGCGTCGGCGTCCGCGGCCTGATCAACATCCAGTTCGCGATGGCCGGGGACATCCTCTACGTCCTGGAGGCCAACCCGCGCGCCTCCCGCACCGTCCCCTTCACCTCGAAGGCGACCGCGGTGCCGCTGGCCAAGGCCGCCGCCCGGATCTCGCTGGGCGCGACCATCGCCGAGCTGCGGGCGGAGGGCCTGCTGCCCGCCACCGGCGACGGCGGCGAGCTGCCGCTCGACGCGCCGATCTCCGTCAAGGAGGCGGTCATGCCGTGGTCGCGCTTCCGCGACGTCCACGGCCGCGGTGTCGACACCGTCCTCGGCCCCGAGATGCGCTCCACCGGCGAGGTCATGGGCATCGACGCCGTCTTCGGCACGGCGTACGCCAAGTCGCAGGCCGGCGCCTACGGCCCGCTGCCCACCAAGGGTCGCGCGTTCATCTCGGTCGCCAACCGGGACAAGCGGTCGATGATCTTCCCGGCGCGCGAGCTGGTCGCCCACGGCTTCGAGCTGATGGCCACCTCCGGCACCGCCGAGGTCCTCAAGCGCAACGGCATCAACGCCACCGTCGTACGCAAGCAGTCCGAGGGCACCGGCCCGAACGGCGAGAAGACCATCGTCCAGCTCATCCACGACGGCGAGGTCGACCTCATCGTCAACACCCCGTACGGCACCGGCGGCCGCCTCGACGGCTACGAGATCCGTACGGCGGCCGTGGCACGGTCGGTCCCGTGCCTGACGACGGTCCAGGCGCTCGCCGCCGCCGTCCAGGGCATCGACGCACTCAACCACGGAGACGTGGGCGTCCGTTCGCTCCAGGAACACGCCGAACACCTGACCGCGGCCCGCGACTAG
- a CDS encoding dihydroorotase — MSKILIRGAKVLGGEAQDVLIDGSTIAEVGAGLSAEGAEVVEADGKVLLPGLVDLHTHLREPGREDSETVLTGTRAAASGGFTAVFAMANTFPVADTAGVVEQVYRLGQEHGYCDVQPIGAVTVGLEGRKLAELGAMHESAAGVTVFSDDGKCVDDAVIMRRALEYVKAFGGVVAQHAQEPRLTEGAQMNEGIVSAELGLGGWPAVAEESIIARDVLLAEHVGSRVHICHLSTAGSVEIVRWAKSRGIDVTAEVTPHHLLLTDELVRTYNPVYKVNPPLRTERDVLALREALADGTIDIVATDHAPHPQEDKDCEWAAAAMGMVGLETALSVVQETMVDTGLLTWAGVAERMSFKPAAIGGAKGHGRPVSAGEPANLTLVDTAYRGSVDPAGFASRSRNTPYEGRELPGRVTHTWLRGKATLVDGKLT, encoded by the coding sequence GCCGAGGTCGTCGAGGCGGACGGCAAGGTCCTGCTGCCGGGCCTGGTCGACCTGCACACCCATCTGCGCGAGCCCGGCCGCGAGGACTCCGAGACCGTGCTGACCGGCACCCGCGCCGCGGCGAGCGGCGGCTTCACGGCCGTGTTCGCCATGGCCAACACCTTCCCGGTCGCCGACACCGCCGGCGTCGTCGAGCAGGTCTACCGGCTCGGCCAGGAGCACGGCTACTGCGACGTGCAGCCCATCGGCGCCGTCACCGTCGGCCTGGAGGGCAGGAAGCTCGCCGAACTGGGCGCCATGCACGAGTCGGCCGCCGGCGTCACCGTCTTCTCGGACGACGGCAAGTGCGTCGACGACGCGGTGATCATGCGGCGGGCGCTGGAGTACGTGAAGGCCTTCGGCGGTGTCGTCGCCCAGCACGCGCAGGAGCCGCGGCTGACCGAGGGCGCCCAGATGAACGAGGGCATCGTCTCCGCCGAACTGGGTCTGGGCGGCTGGCCCGCGGTGGCCGAGGAGTCGATCATCGCCCGGGACGTCCTGCTCGCCGAGCACGTCGGCTCGCGCGTGCACATCTGCCACCTCTCCACCGCCGGGTCCGTCGAGATCGTCCGCTGGGCCAAGTCCCGCGGCATCGACGTCACCGCGGAGGTCACCCCGCACCACCTGCTGCTGACGGACGAGCTGGTGCGCACCTACAACCCGGTCTACAAGGTCAACCCGCCGCTGCGCACCGAGCGGGACGTGCTCGCCCTGCGCGAGGCGCTCGCCGACGGCACGATCGACATCGTCGCCACCGACCACGCCCCGCACCCGCAGGAGGACAAGGACTGCGAGTGGGCCGCGGCCGCCATGGGCATGGTCGGCCTGGAGACCGCGCTGTCGGTCGTGCAGGAGACCATGGTGGACACCGGCCTGCTCACCTGGGCCGGGGTCGCCGAGCGGATGTCCTTCAAGCCGGCCGCGATCGGCGGGGCCAAGGGCCACGGGCGTCCCGTCTCGGCTGGTGAGCCCGCCAACCTCACGCTCGTCGACACCGCATACCGTGGGTCGGTGGACCCCGCGGGCTTCGCCTCGCGCAGCCGCAACACCCCCTACGAGGGACGTGAGCTGCCGGGCCGTGTGACGCACACGTGGCTGCGGGGCAAGGCGACGCTCGTCGACGGGAAGCTCACGTGA
- the carA gene encoding glutamine-hydrolyzing carbamoyl-phosphate synthase small subunit yields MTTSTRGASRTPAVLVLEDGRIFRGRAYGAVGVTFGEAVFSTGMTGYQETLTDPSYHRQVVVMTAPHVGNTGVNDEDPESKRIWVAGYVVRDPARVPSNWRSRRPLDDELRHQGVVGISGIDTRALTRHLRERGAMRVGIFSGNALPDEGTMLAEVRQAPEMKGADLSAEVATKEAYVIPAIGEKKFTVAAVDLGIKGMTPHRMAERGIEVHVLPATATAEDVFAVEPDGVFFSNGPGDPATADHPVSVMQAVLERGTPLFGICFGNQILGRALGFGTYKLKYGHRGINQPVQDRTTGKVEVTAHNHGFAVDAPLEKVSETPYGRAEVSHVCLNDNVVEGLQLLDRPAFSVQYHPEAAAGPHDAAYLFDRFVSLMEGQRA; encoded by the coding sequence ATGACAACCTCCACCAGGGGAGCTTCCAGGACTCCCGCCGTACTCGTCCTGGAGGACGGCCGGATCTTCCGCGGCCGTGCCTACGGGGCCGTGGGGGTGACCTTCGGCGAGGCGGTCTTCTCGACCGGCATGACCGGCTACCAGGAGACGTTGACCGACCCCTCCTACCACCGCCAGGTCGTCGTGATGACCGCCCCGCACGTCGGCAACACCGGCGTCAACGACGAGGACCCGGAGAGCAAGCGCATCTGGGTCGCCGGATACGTCGTGCGCGACCCCGCGCGCGTGCCGTCCAACTGGCGCTCGCGCCGCCCGCTCGACGACGAGCTGCGCCACCAGGGCGTCGTCGGCATCTCCGGGATCGACACCCGCGCGCTCACCCGCCACCTGCGCGAGCGCGGCGCCATGCGCGTCGGCATCTTCTCCGGCAACGCCCTGCCCGACGAGGGCACCATGCTCGCCGAGGTCCGCCAGGCCCCCGAGATGAAGGGCGCCGACCTTTCCGCCGAGGTCGCCACCAAGGAGGCGTACGTCATCCCGGCGATCGGTGAGAAGAAGTTCACCGTCGCCGCCGTCGACCTCGGCATCAAGGGCATGACCCCGCACCGGATGGCCGAGCGCGGCATCGAGGTCCACGTCCTGCCCGCCACGGCCACCGCCGAGGACGTCTTCGCCGTCGAACCGGACGGCGTGTTCTTCTCCAACGGCCCCGGCGACCCGGCCACCGCCGACCACCCGGTCTCCGTCATGCAGGCGGTCCTGGAGCGCGGCACCCCGCTGTTCGGCATCTGCTTCGGCAACCAGATCCTGGGCCGCGCGCTGGGCTTCGGCACCTACAAGCTCAAGTACGGCCACCGGGGCATCAACCAGCCGGTGCAGGACCGTACGACCGGCAAGGTCGAGGTCACCGCGCACAACCACGGCTTCGCCGTCGACGCCCCGCTCGAGAAGGTCTCCGAGACCCCCTACGGCCGCGCCGAGGTCTCCCACGTCTGTCTGAACGACAACGTGGTGGAGGGCCTCCAGCTCCTCGACCGCCCGGCCTTCAGCGTCCAGTACCACCCCGAAGCGGCAGCCGGTCCGCACGACGCCGCCTACCTGTTCGACCGCTTCGTATCCCTGATGGAGGGCCAGCGTGCCTAA